The Solanum pennellii chromosome 4, SPENNV200 genomic interval cataaaaaaaaaactaaaacaatgcCCCAgttttctgtaaatactggaaaactaattttttttttgatatgacCGATCCCCtaaagggttgcctacgtatcctttcggaatcaggtcaaacgtagttcataATTTTCAATgagagattctttttttttgaagaggtgcctttgttctttcaaccccaaaCTTGTCGCAGAACCTTAAAATGCATTAGATGTAGTATCTTTTGACTGAATCTACATTAACAATTATGCCCGTGATTTTTCCTTCCACATCAGTAAGGTGCATGGCTCctttggacaatacttccttGATAAGATATGGACCTTGCCATTTTGGGCAAACTTTCCCTTGGCTTCTTCTTGGTGCGGGAGAACGCGCTTTAAGACCAGTTGACCTACTTCAAAGTGTCTTGGGTACACCTTTTTGTTGTATGCACGAGCAATCTTTTGCTGATAAAGCTGACCAAAACAGACAGCCGTCAATCGTTTCTCGTCTATTAATGAGAGTTGCTCTAGTCGGGTTTTGACCCATTCAGTATCTTCAATTTCAGCCTCGACAATAATTCGAAGAGATGGAATTTCGACGTCTGCTGGAATCACAGCCTCAGTTCCATACACCAGCAAATAAGGAGTTGCACCAATCGATGTACGCATTGTCTAGTGCCTTGAACCATCCTTCTGAGaatctttttgatattcttgttggcTGCCTCCACAGCTCCGTTGGCTTTTGGTCTGTATGGAGTAGAATTGTGGGGCACAATTTTGAACTGCTCGCATACCTCCTTCATCAGATTACTATTGAGGTTTGCAGCATTATCTGTGATGATAGCTCTTGGGATACCAAATCGACAAATAATGTTTGAATGAACAAAATCCACGACCTCCTTCTTAGTGACTGCTTTGAAAGTTATCGCCTCCACCCATTTGGTGAAGTAATCAATTGCAACCAAAATGAATCGATGTCCATTAGAGGCTTTTGGCTCGATTGGTCTGATTACATCCATTCCACATGCAACAAAGGGCCAAGGAGCAGCCATGGGGTGCAACTCTGAATGAGGTGAATGAATGAGATCTCCATGGATTTGACATTGATGACATTTTTTCACAAAGTGAAAGCAATCTCTTTCCATGGTAAGCCAATAATACCCCGCCCGGAGTATCTTTTTTGCAAGGACATATCCATTCATGTGTGGTCCACATACCCCAGCGTGcacttcattcataattttctcGGCTTCTTCAGCATCCAAACATCTCAATAAATTCAAATCCGGAGTTAGTTTATACAAAACATCCCCGCTCAAAAAGAAACCATTAGCCAGACGTCTATAGTTCTTTTTTGGCTTTTGTTGGCATGTTCGGGGTATCTCCCTGTCTTCAAAAAATTCTTGATGTCTGAGTACCATGGCTCACCATCAGGTTCTGCTTCCACTGTATTACAATAGCCATGTTGGTCCCGAACTTGAATCTCTAATGGGGTGATGTAAGTGTTTCCAGGATAGGGAAGCATTGAGGCCAAAGTAGCCAAGGCATCGGCCAAATCATTATGAAACCTGGGAATGTATCTAAACTCGAtgtacctgaacctttttctAAGATCTTCCACACTTTGTCTATATGGAAGGTGCTTGAGGTCTCGAGTTTTCCATTCGCCTTGAGCTTGTCGGAAAAGCAAATCAGAATCTCCCAACACAATTAATTCTTGCACACCCAAATCTATTGCCATATTTAGACCCATGATGCAAGCTTCATACTCAGTCGTGTTATTTGTACAAAAGAAGCGAAGTCGAGCTGTTGCAGGGTAATGTTGCCCTGTGGGCGATATTAAAATTGCCCCAATCCCTGTGCCTTTTGTATTGGTTGCTACGTCAAAGTACAATTGCCAGGCTTGATTTCCATTTGAACCTACTTCCTCAATTGAGTTAATCTCTTCATCTGGAAAACATGTATCCAATGGTTCGTAATCACCATCAACTGGGTTCTCTGCCAAGTGGTCTGCCAAAGCTTGGGCTTTCATTGCAGTCGAGTGACATATATAATGTCAAATTCAGTGAGCAAAATTTGCCATTTCGCGAGTCTGCCAGTTGGCATTGGCTTatgaaagatgtactttaaaGGATCCATCCTTGATATGAGGTAAGTTGTGTAGGACAATAAGTAATGCCTTAACTTTTGAGCTACCCAAGTTAGGGCGCAACACGTCCTTTCCAAAagggtgtacttgacctcatAACTAGTGAATTTCTTGCTCAAGTAGTAGATAGCCTGCTCCTTCCTTCCTGTAGCATCATGTTGACCGAGAATACACCCAAAGGAATTATCTATTACTGAAAGATATAGAAAGAGAGGCATGTCAGGTTCAGGCGGTACCAATACGGGAGGGTTGGACAAATACtctttgattttttcaaaagcTCGTTGACAATCTCCGGTCCATCTGACAGCAGCATCCTtcttcaaaagtttgaaaatggGCTCACATGTGGTTGTGAGTTGAGCAATAAACCTGCTGATGTAGTTCAATCTACCAAGTAAATTCATGACTTCGGTTTTATTTTTCGGGGATGGCAAATCTCGAATGGCTTTTATTTTGGAGGGATCCAATTCGATTCCCCTTCTACTGACAATAAAACCCAGAAGTTTTCCAAATGGAACtccaaatgcacattttgcTGGATTAAGCTTGAGGTCATATCTTCGCACTCTTTCCAAGAATTTTCTCAGATCTTGCACATGATCAACTTGTATTTTAGACTTGATGATTACGTCATCGACGTATACTTCAATTTCTTTATGCATCATATCATGGAACATGGTGGTCATAGCTCTCATGTAAGTCGCCCCAGCATTTTTAAGACCAAATGGCATGACCCTGTAGCAATAAGTTCCCCNTAAACGGCATGACCCTGTAGCAATAAGTTCCTCATGGAGTGGTGAAAGCAGTTTTCTCAGCGTTCTCTTCATCCATCAAGATTTGATGATACCCCGCATAACAGTCCACAAAAGATTGCATTTCGTGTGTTGCACAATTATCAACTAGGATGTGGATATTTGGCAATGGAAAGTTGTCTTTTGGACTAGCCTTGTTCAAATCCCGATAGTCAACACAAACTCTTGTCTTTCCATCCTTTTTCGGCACAGGAACAACATTTGCCAACCAAGTAGTGTAACGAATAACTTGGATCACCTTTGCATTCAATTGTTTCATTAtttcttccttgattttttCACTCACGTCCGGTTTGAATTTCCTTCTTTTCTGTTGGACGGGTGGACAATCAGGATAAACTGGCAACTTATGAACCACTAAATCAACACTCAAAcctggcatgtcatcataagaCCAAGCAAATACATCTTTGTATTCAAACAAAAGTTGTATTATTGCCTCTCTAATTTCCTGATTGATAtgtaaacttatttttatttccttaacATCCTCGGAACTTCCCAAATTGATTGTCTCAGTTTCACTAAGATTAGGCTTCGGTTTGTGCTCAAACTGTTCCAGTTCCCTATTAATTTCCCTAAAAGCCTCTTCTTCATCATATTCCACCTCTTGACTTGGTGATTCAAGAATAAACAACTCTTTGAAATCAGGGAGTGAATTCCGCATGCAATCAAAGTCGTCATTTAAAGAACTGAAAAATAGAGAATAAGAATTAAGggaggaaaaaaaacaaaatttactatgaagctgaaatttcatttcattgacatcaaaaagggaaagaaggGTTGACAATAACAAAATACTTTGAACTATTCGAACCACAACCCTGagaacaacaaaatacaaaagagTAGCAAAACAAACTACAACGACTCCTTCCTTATGGGGAAAAGAGTGGCTTCCCAATTGCTTAACTCAACACTTGAGCCCACGAGCTGCATATTGGAATGACTTGTGCCTTCACCAACTTGGACCATATTTACTTCACAAAACAACTGACTGAGATCCTCAATAATTTCTTCAATGTCTTCAAGAGTGAATGAATCTTTCAATTCTGGACCCTGAGGTTTGATAAAAGAATGAGAAATATGGGGAATCGGTTGTGGCAACGACCAATCAATCCTTTTGTGGTTCTTAGCTTTATCTCCATTTCTCTTGCTTTGTTTGTATCCAAGTCCAGAGGTGCCTTGGTTTCCTAAAAGAGTAATGGGATCCACGATTCCTTGCGAATATACTCCCAAACCTTTACCGGGTTGATAACCATATTTGAGCATCGTCGTTGCTACCATTGAAGCGGAAGAAGAGATACATGATTGGATGATCAATTCTCCTTATTTAAAGCGATCGACTGATACAACCTCAAAATACTGGTAAACAACAGAATCACATCCTTCCTTTGCCTCAATGTATGGGACGGATGGATCTCTGTAAATAGGTGAATCATCTTCCCCATGAACAGTGATTTCCTGATTGTTATATTCAAACTTGACAACTTGATGTAGAGTTGATGGGAAGGCTCGAGCCATGTGGATCCATGGCCTTCCTagtataaaattataagatgTTTCCATATCCATTACTTGGAACACAATCGTAAAGACTACTGGCCTAATTGTCATGTTTAACTTGATTTCACCAATGGTATCCCTCCTTGAGCCGTCATAAGCTCGCACAATACATTACTGGGGCGAATTCTGTCAGTGTTAACTTTCAAGCTTTGCAGCGTAGAAAGAGGACATATGTCTACCCCTGACCCTCCATCTATCATGACACTCTTTACATAGTAACCTTCACATGTCACTGTAAGATGCAAAGCTTTGTTGTGTCCAGCTCCCTCCTTGGGCAACTCATCATTACTGAAAGTGATGGCGTTTGACTCGAAGACGCGCCTGGTCATATTCTCCAACTGATTTACTGTGGTCTCTTTTGGTACATGTGCTTTATTCAAAACCTTATTCAACACAAGACGATGTTCTTCTGAGTGCAAAAGTAGAGACAACAATGAAATCTGTGCAGGCGTCTTCTTCAATTGTTCTACGACAGAATAATCTGGAACCTTAAGCTTTTTTAGAAATTCTACATTTTCTTCTTCAGTAACCTCTTTCTTTAGTGGTACTTGGATATTTTCAGTCATCTTGCCTTTTCTTAATTCTTCTGGAGAATAACATTTTCCAGAGCGTGTCAAACCTCCCGATTCATCAACTTCTTCGACAATATCCTTTCCTTGATAAACCACTGCGGTGTTGTTATAGTTCCAAGGGACAGCCTTTGAATCAATTACTGGAAGCTGTTGAACGGGCTTAACAAAAATAGGCTCTTTCAACTTGGTCAAGCCACTTTGATCATGTTGTGTTAATGAAAAGCCTTTTGATACATACAACTTTGGCGTAGCTGCTCGAACTTCAATCCCCTTTGAAACCCCCGGGACGCACAAGACTTTGGTGTCAAGATTGACACCTTCCGCACTCAGAGATGCAACTGGTTCTAAACTCTTCATTGActtgtcttcttctccaatCTTTCTAAACAACTTTCCCATTTTTCTGAGGAGTTTGTACTCTTGATCATCACAAACCATACCCACTAAGCTTTTTCAGCTGGAAGTGGGTTATTGGTCACATTGGGAGTGTTTTGATCATCTGTCACAACAACAACTCCATGCTCGATCAATTTCTCTATTGCTCCCTTCAAGGTCCAACAATTATCAGTGCTATGTCCTGGTGCTCCTAAATGGTATTCAAATCTTTCATTGGCTTGGAAACCTGGAGCATTTGGATTCAGACGATGTGGTAGGATACACTCAATCGCTCCTATCTTTCTTAACTTTTGAAACAAGCTGGAGTACGACTCCCCCAATGGAGTGAATTTCTTTTTCTGTGCTTGATCTTGAGCATAATTCCGCATAAGAGGAGAGTTGTAAGGGACCTGATAAGGTGGCCGTTGTGGGCGAAAGTTTCCTTGAGATGGGGCCCAAAAATGTGGGCGATTGGGAGGATGCACATATGACTGAGCATTTAAGACCGTGTACGGAGATGGAGATACTGGATATTGAGGGGCATAAGGGTAGTAATGCTGAGGATAGCTAAGTTGTCCCTGAACTGATGTGTAAGGACAATTAGACTTTCTCTGAGCTCCCCTTGACCCTGATGCTAGTGAGATAACTTCCTCTTTCCTTTTACGATTTCCAAAACTTGTTGAACCACCTTGAATGGCCTGTGTGGTAGCTTTGATTGCTGCCTGGCTCACGATCCTTCCTGTTTTGAGACCACTTTCGACCATTTCCCCAATTTTGATTGCTGTGTGAAACGGTCTTCCCATTGCggctgtgaggtggtggaaGTAGTCAGGATCTTGAGCCTCTATAAAGATATCAACCAATTCTTGCTCATTTAATGGGGGCTTAACTCGGGCTGCTTGTTCCCTCCATTTGATAGCATATTCTCTGAAGCTTTCACTtggtttttttcttgtattggAGAGTGTATTACGATCTGGCATAATGTCGACATTGTACTGAAATTGTCTAACAAAATCTTGAGCCATATCATCCCATATGTGCCAGTGGGAAATCTCTTGATCTATAAACCATTCTGAggcaacaattcttctttaccCCCTGCACCCCGAAGTTGATTACAGTATCTCCTAATGTGGGCTATGGGATCCCGTGTCCATCATACTTATCAAACTTCGGGGTTTTGAACCCAGGTGGACGGTGGACATTTGGGAACATACACAAGTCTTTGAATGCGACACTTTTGTGCCCTCCTAACCCTTGCATGCTCTTCATGTGTTGCTCGatgcttttcatttttttcaacatttcttCTTGCTCTGAGCCTGGAGTGGGCCTCTCAACATCAATGGGGGAACCGAACTGAACAGAGTTAGGGCCCCCAAATGCTATCCCAGGAGTATAGTACTGCTCCGGATGAGTGGTGAACTGTCCGTCTTGAGCTGCTCTTTGCGTCACAGTCGGTTGTAGGAGTGTATAGACCGGTGCAGCTGTTGTGACAGTGGGAGTATTCCTAAATGGAACGCCTTGAGGACGTGTTGTTGATGGCCCGGCCCCACAATTGTCAAATGGACCATACCCTGGAGGGAAGAAAGGTTCTGATATTGGGACCTGAGAAGATGAAGATCGGATACTAGTGATCTCAGGAAAACCAAGAATAGATGTTGGTGGTTCTTGTCCATTGGCCCAGGCTTGCCACAATTGTGCCATAATATGTCTCAGCGTTCGATTTTCTTCAACAGTAACTGTCTCTCTTATCTTTGAATCGATTGGAGTGTCCGCTGGATTCACCATAGTTTCAGTATTGGTTGTCATTGACGCTCTTACCTTAGACCTGGTAAAGTACGGGTGCTCTGCCAGTTTACTACAAACCTAACCACCGAAAGCTAACTAGAGTTGATGTGAAATGAACAAACTTGTTAGGGGTTAgacaattttataaatcaatcacACACTTATTAATCACATAGTAACATGGGTTCAGAAGGCCATTGTTTCATCCCATCTTTGCTTTGCTTATTgtcctcttttttcttttttttttttagaaaaagaaaaatttttgaaaaataaattctgaTCGGACCCTTTggaggttgcctacgtatcatgTTACTGCATGAATCAGATCATTACGTAGTTCAAAAATTTAGACAACTCAAAAGTATTAATTTGGAATTCATTCACCAAAACttcaagaaaacaacaaaatcaaaaggTTTAAAAACAACCCGGATCAACAAAATATCCTTAAacacaaaattttaaactaaaaaccAAGTCTttcaacaaacaaaatgaaatgaacaacaaaaacaactaaaaCTTCTTTTCAATCTTCATCACTTTCTTGGGGCTTTCTTTTTCCTCCCAGTGTCTCATACAAATTCAGCAACACCTTCGACAGATGGGGAACAATGGTCCGTGCTTGCTCAGCCACTTCTTGGTCATTCATACGGCGCTGATTTTTAATAACATAGGAGGTTTGTTCTTCCAGTTGATGAACTTGAAGTCTAGCCCTTCCCATGTTTTGATGACAGTCATTTAACAAAGCCTGATGATTACCCAGATTATTCCTCAAGAGGGCCTCTCGCCCTTCTGCTGCTTCAAGTTGATGGCGAAGTGTTGCTCTCTCGATGATCAGTTGTCTTTGCCCCTCTTTGATATCAACATAGTGACTGATTTTTCTCTTACATTCTTCTAACTGATGCATCCAACATGATCTTTCTTTCTCGAATTTTTCCTTATGGCGCTTAAGTTCTCCCTTGTGATAGTGCACGACCTCTTCGGATGCCACTAAGTCCCTCTTCAATCGAGAGATCTCAAGATTCTGCTCCTTTTTTATCTTTCTTGCCAAGTGGATTCTACTATGCAATTCTTCCTCCAATCGGGCCAATCTTCCCTCTGCA includes:
- the LOC107016907 gene encoding uncharacterized protein LOC107016907, whose amino-acid sequence is MKAQALADHLAENPVDGDYEPLDTCFPDEEINSIEEVGSNGNQAWQLYFDVATNTKGTGIGAILISPTGQHYPATARLRFFCTNNTTEYEACIMGLNMAIDLGVQELIVLGDSDLLFRQAQGEWKTRDLKHLPYRQSVEDLRKRFRYIEFRYIPRFHNDLADALATLASMLPYPGNTYITPLEIQVRDQHGYCNTVEAEPDGEPWYSDIKNFLKTGRYPEHANKSQKRTIDVWLMVSF